In Clostridia bacterium, a single window of DNA contains:
- a CDS encoding type I glyceraldehyde-3-phosphate dehydrogenase (NAD-dependent; catalyzes the formation of 3-phospho-D-glyceroyl phosphate from D-glyceraldehyde 3-phosphate; active during glycolysis) yields NIVPISTGAAKAIGLVIPELIGKLIGSAQRVPVATGSTTILVAVVKGRDITVEKINDAMKAQQSESFGYTTERLVSGDIIGMRYGSLFDANQTMVTKIDDDTYQVQVVSWYDNENSYTSQMVRTIKYFAELK; encoded by the coding sequence CGAACATCGTTCCCATCAGCACCGGAGCTGCCAAGGCCATCGGCCTGGTCATCCCCGAGCTCATCGGCAAGCTGATCGGTTCCGCCCAGCGCGTTCCCGTGGCCACCGGCTCCACCACGATCCTCGTGGCGGTCGTCAAGGGCAGGGATATCACGGTCGAGAAGATCAACGACGCGATGAAGGCCCAGCAGAGCGAGAGCTTCGGCTACACCACCGAGCGCCTCGTTTCCGGCGACATCATCGGCATGCGTTACGGCTCGCTCTTCGACGCGAACCAGACCATGGTCACCAAGATCGACGACGACACCTATCAGGTCCAGGTCGTTTCGTGGTACGACAACGAGAACTCCTACACCAGCCAGATGGTCCGCACCATCAAGTACTTCGCCGAGCTGAAGTAA